The genomic interval CCCGGCGTTCTCCGGTGACGCCGGGCTCGACGAGCTGTTCGCCACCAGCGACGCCGTCGCCTTCGCGCTGCCGCCGGACGTGCAGGCCCCGCTGGCCGCCCGCGCCGCCGCGGCCGGCTGCCACCTGATCCTGGACAAGCCGGTCGCCACCACGGTCGCCGGTGCGCGCGAGGTCGCCGAGGCCGCCGAGCAGGCCCGGGTCGCCTCCGTCGTGTTCTGCACGCTCAGGTTCGCCCCGCGGCCCGCCGCCTGGATCGCCGAACAGGCCGCCACGGGCGACTGGTTCACCGCCCGCGCCGAGTGGATCGCCGCGCTCTGGGCCCCCGGCACCGACAGCGACTACGCCGCGTCCCCCTGGCGCCGGGAGCGCGGCGGCCTCTGGGACGTCGGCCCGCACGCCCTCTCGGTCCTGCTCCCGGTCCTGGGCGACGTCACCGAGCTGACCGCCGCCCGCGGCCCCGCCGACGCCCACCACCTGATCCTGCGCCACACCTCGGGGGCGTCCAGCACGGTCACCCTGACCCTCGGCGCGCCGGTGGCCGCCGCCGGGGTCGAGGTCGTCCTCCGGGGCGAGCACGGTGTGGCCGAACTGCCCAGGTGGGACGGGGCGGTGGACGCCTTCGCAGCGGCGGTGGACGCGCTGGTCACCTCGGTGCGCACGGGCGAGGCCCACCCCTGCGACGTACGGTTCGGGCTCCGGCTGACGGAACTCCTGGCGGAGGCGGAGGCCCAGGTCCACGGCGCCTGACGGCCGGGCGGGGCGGGGTCAACGACCGGCCCCCGCCCCACCGGTGGCCCCCGCCCCACCGGTGGCCCCCGCGCCGCCGCCCTCCTCCGACACCGCCGCCAGGAACCCGCCCAGGAACCGCCGCACCGCCGCGACCTCCGCCGCGTCGAACTCCCGCAGCAGCGCCACCGCGCTCCCGATCGCCGGGCCGAACGCCGCCCAGCCCAGCTCCACCGCCTGCGGCGTCACCCGCAGCAGCACCCGCCGCCGGTCCCGCTCGTCCCGCGTCCGCGTCAGATGCCCCAGCCGTTCCAGCCGGTCGATGAGCGACGTGGTGCCCGCCGAGTTGAGCCCCAGCTCCGCCCCCAGCCGCCCGGCGGTGACCCCGGACCCCTCGCGCTCCGCGTCGAGCAGGCACACCAGAGCCCGTACATCCGTCGGATGCATCCCGTTCCGGGCCGCGAACTCCGCCTGCCGCAGCGCGAATTCGGCCGTCACCTTCCGCAGCAGATGGACGATCTCCAACTCCGGCCCCTGCTCACTCATCCCCGGCACCTCCCGCTATTGTCTCGCTCAGCGAGATAATATCCAGGCGTACGGAGTCCAGGGAGCACCCATGACACCCACCCCGCCCACGACGAGCGCCGACGCGGCCTTCCTCACCGCCTACGACGACACCGTCGCCGCCACCTGGCCGCCCGGCACCACGCCGACCACGGTCCCCACCCCCTACGGCACCACCCACCTCAACAGCTACGGCCCAGAGGACGCCCCGCCCCTGCTGCTCCTGCCCGGCGGCGGCGCGACCTCCACCGCCTGGTACGCCCAGGCCGCCGCCCTCGGCCGCACCCACCGCGTCCACGCCGCCGACCTCATCGGCGAACCGGGCCGCAGCACCGCGGGGGAGCGCCCCATCCGCAGCGTCGAAGACCTCCGCGGCTGGCTCGACGCCCTGCTCGACGGCCTCGGCGCCACCGGACCGGTCGCCCTCGCCGGCCACTCGTACGGCGGCTGGATCGCCCTCCACTACGCCCTGCACGCGCCCGACCGGCTCCGGAAGCTGATCCTCCTCGACCCCACCAACTGCTTCGGCGGCTTCCGCCCGGGCTACCTGCTCCGCGCCCTGCCGATGCTGCTCCGCCCGAACGCCGCCCGCGTCCGCGCCTTCCTGGCCTGGGAGACCGGCGGCGCCGCGCTCGACCCGCACTGGCTGCGGCTGCGGGAGGCGGCGGCCGGCTTCCCCGCGGTCCGCCCGGTCACCGGCCCCCGCCCCGAGCCGGAGGCCCTGCGCGCCCTCGCCGTACCGACGCTGATCCTGCTGGCCGGCGACAGCCGCGCCCACGACGCCGACAAGGTGGCCGCCGCCGCGCACCGGCTCCTGCCGGCGGCGGAGACGGCCGTCCTTTCGGACGTCTCCCACCACGCGCTGCCCCTGCACGCCCCGACGGCCCCGGAACTCAACCGCAGGATGGGCGAGTTCCTCGCCTAGGGCCTACGCCCCAGCGCGTCCCGGACCGCCTCCTCCGTGCGGCCCACGACCGCCGAGCCGTCCTCCGCCGTGATGATCGGCCGCTGGATCAGCTTCGGGTGCTCGGCGAGCGCGGTGATCCAGCGCTCCCGGGCATCCGCCGCACGCGGCCAGTCCTTCAGGCCCAGCTCCTTCGCGTCCGCCTCCTGGGTCCGCGTGATGTCCCACGGTTCGAGGCCGAGCCGGTCGAGCACCGCCCGGATCTCGTCCGGCGACGGCACGTCCTCCAGGTAGCGGCGGACCGTGTAGTCGGCCCCTTCGGCGTCGAGCAGTTGCACCGCGCTGCGGCACTTGGAACACGCGGGATTGATCCAGATCTCCATGGGGCCAAAGGTACGGGACGGGCCTCCCAGGAGAGGCCGAAAACCCCTCTGGCCAGGGGCGATTGTCAGTGCGGGCCGGTAGAATGGGAGGCAGTTCGGGAGGGTTCCCGAAGCGTTCCGCCACCGTGCCAGGAGGTTGCCCATGGCCGTTGCCGCAGTCACGACCAAGCCGCTCGACAAGCCCCTGCACCAGCCCCTGACCAAGAAGCCGCTCCCCGCCGGCCGCCCCCGTGAGTGGTACGTCTCCCACAACCGCCGGCTGAAGGCGATGCGCCTCGCCATCGCCCTGCTCGACACCGGCGTCTACCTCCCGTCCAGCGCGAACAACGCCCGCATACGCACGACCGCGGCGCGCCTCGGCATCCACCCGCCGTCCGACATCACCTGCCGCATGGTCCGCGCGCTGATCCGCTACGGCCGCTGACCGACGCAGGCCGACCGACGCGGGGCGGGCCCCGGAAGCCTTCCGGGGCCCGCCCTCTCAGTACCCGTCGCAGCGCGCCGTCGCGTACGCACCCGAGGCCGAGTCCGTACGCCGCGTGCCGTCGTCCACCGTCACCGCGCACGACACGTCACCGCCGCCCCGGCCCACGCTCACCACGAACGAGCCGCCGCTCATGAAGCCCTTCGAGTCCAGCTCCCCGGCCCACGGCAGCGACCGCAGCGCCAGCCGCCCGGTCGACAGCTCCTCGCCCCGCCAGGTGCTGTAGGTCAGCACCACATCGCGCGCGGTCCCCGTCACCTCGTACCGGATGTGCACCTTCCGCGAGCCCTCCGAGCGCAGCACGTCCGACAGCACCGCCATGACCGCCCCCGCGGCGAGGGCCAGCACCACGGCGACCAGCAGCAGCACCCACGGCCACATCCGCCGCCGCGGAGGCGGCGGGACCGGACCGCCGGGAGGAGCCTGCTCACTCATCCCCCCAGCCTCCGCGCTACGGCCCCGCACCGCGACCCCTCGGCGTCCGTCCGGCTGCCCGGCTACGGATACGGCCGGGTGTGTACAGTTGTCTGGCGCCCGAGGACGCGCGCGTACGCGTGTGCAGGTTCCACGCCCGGCCACCGCGGACCCCGGTGGAAGCCCTCCCGACCGACAGGTACGCCTTCTTGTCCTCCTCCACCGCGCCCGCGTCCCCGTTCCGCCTGCGGACCCTCAAGCCCGACTGGATCTCCGACCCCAAGGTGTGGCGTACGGAGGTGCTCGCCGGACTCGTCGTCGCGCTGGCCCTCATCCCCGAGGCGATCTCGTTCTCGATCATCGCCGGGGTGGACCCCGCGATCGGGCTCTTCGCCTCCTTCACGATGGCGGTCACGATCTCGATCGTCGGCGGACGCCGCGCGATGATCTCCGCCGCGACGGGCGCGGTCGCCCTGGTGATCGCCCCGGTCAACCGCGAGCACGGCTTCGGCTACCTGGTCGCCACCGTGATCCTGGCGGGCCTCTTCCAGATCGCGCTGGGCGCCCTGGGCGTCGCCAAGCTGATGCGGTTCGTGCCGCGCTCCGTGATGACCGGCTTCGTCAACGCCCTGGCGATGCTGATCTTCATGGCCCAGGTGCCCGAGATGCACGACGTGCCGTGGCCGGTCTACCCGCTGATCGCCGGGGGCCTGCTGCTGATGGTGTTCTTCCCGAAGGTCACCCGGGTGATCCCGGCGCCCCTGGTCTCCATCGTCGTCCTCACCACGATCACCCTGGCGGCGGGAATCGCGGTCCCGGCCGTCGGCGACAAGGGCGACCTGCCCTCCTCGCTCCCCGTGCCCGGCCTGCCCGACGTGCCATTCACCTTGGACACGTTGACGACCATCGCCCCCTACGCCCTGGCGATGGCGCTGGTCGGCCTCATGGAATCCCTCATGACCGCGCAGCTGGTCGACGACATCACGGACACCCGCTCCAACAAGACCCGCGAGTCGGTCGGCCAGGGCGTCGCCAACATCGTCACCGGCTTCTTCGGCGGCATGGGCGGCTGCGCCATGATCGGCCAGACGATGATCAACGTCCGCGTCTCCGGAGCCCGCACCCGCCTCTCCACGTTCCTCGCGGGCTCGTTCCTGATGGTCCTCTGCATCGTCTTCGGCCCGATCGTCTCCGACATCCCGATGGCGGCGCTGGTCGCGGTGATGGTGATGGTCTCCTTCGCCACGTTCGACTGGCACTCCATCGCCCCGAAGACCCTGCGCCGCATGCCGGTGGGCGAGACCGCGGTCATGGTCATCACGGTCGCCATCGTCGTCGCCACGTCCAACCTGGCGATCGGCGTGGTCGTCGGCTCGGTCACCGCGATGGTGATCTTCGCCCGCCGCGTCGCGCACCTGGCCGACGTCACCGCGGTCGTGGACCCGGACGGCAGCCAGGTCGTCTACTCCGTCACCGGCGAACTCTTCTTCGCCTCCTCCAACGACCTGGTCACCCGCTTCGCGTACGCCACCGACCCCGACAGGATCGTCATCGACCTCACGGCCACCCACATCTGGGACGCCTCGTCGGTCGCGGCCCTGGACGCGATCGAAACGAAGTACGCCGCGCGCGGCAAGACGGTCGAGATCGTGGGCCTGAACCAGCCGAGCGCGACCCTGCACCGCACCCTGAGCGGCGAACTGACGGGCGGGCACTGAGCGGGCTCCAGCAACTCCGCCACGGCCGCGCGGATACGGGCCGACGGCTCATGGCGCCCCGCACCGCGCACCGCGCCGGGGTGCTTGCCCCCACCGTGCCCCAGCGACCCCAGGATCGCGCCCATCCCGGACCTGTGCGCCTGAAGCGCCTCGGCGCCTCCACCAGCCGCTCGGGCAGCGCTTGGGCCAGGTCGACCGCGTCGAGCGCTCACGGATCGCGTGCGCGGGCGAGAGCGCCGCGGCACGGGAGATCTTCGCGGTGGTGACAGCGGAGCCGTACTCGGCGATCAGCGGGGGAAAGGCGAAGAGCCCTGCCGCTCTCCGAAGGGAGTGGCAGGGCTCTTGCTCTGACGAAGCCGCGATTTACAGGTCGAAATAAAGCTCGAACTCGTGCGGGTGCGGGCGCAGCTGGATCGGGGCGATCTCGTGCGTGCGCTTGTAGTCGATCCACGTCTCGATCAGGTCGGACGTGAAGACGCCGCCGGCCTGGAGGTACTCGTTGTCCGCCTCGAGGGCGTCCAGGACGGCCGGGAGGGACGTCGGGACCTGCTGGACGTTGGCGTGCTCCTCGGGGGCCAGCTCGTACAGGTCCTTGTCGATCGGCTCGGCCGGCTCGATCTTGTTCTTGATGCCGTCCAGGCCGGCCATCAGGAGCGCCGAGAAGGCCAGGTACGGGTTGGACGACGGGTCCGGGGCGCGGAACTCGACGCGCTTCGCCTTCGGGTTGGAGCCCGTGATCGGGATGCGCATCGCGGCGGAGCGGTTGCGCTGCGAGTACACCATGTTGACCGGGGCCTCGAAGCCGGGCACCAGGCGGTGGTAGGAGTTCACCGTCGGGTTGGTGAAGGCCAGCAGCGACGGGGCGTGCTTGAGGATGCCGCCGATGTAGTAGCGGGCGGTGTCCGAGAGGCCCGCGTAGCCCTGCTCGTCGTAGAACAGCGGGTCGCCGCCGGACCACAGGGACTGGTGGACGTGCATGCCCGAGCCGTTGTCGCCGAAGATCGGCTTCGGCATGAAGGTCGCGGTCTTGCCGTTGCGCCAGGCGACGTTCTTCACGATGTACTTGAAGAGCATCAGGTCGTCGGCCGCGGCGAGCAGCGTGTTGAACTTGTAGTTGATCTCCGCCTGGCCGCCGGTGCCGACCTCGTGGTGCTGGCGCTCGATCTCCAGGCCGCTCTTCTGCAGCTCCAGGGACATCTCGGCGCGCAGGTCCGCGTGGTGGTCGACCGGGGAGACCGGGAAGTAGCCGCCCTTGTAGCGGACCTTGTAACCGCGGTTGTTCTCGACCGCACCGGTGTTCCAGGCGGCGGCCTCGGAGTCGATGTGGTAGAAGCTCTCGTTCGCCGACGTCTGGAAGCGGACGTTGTCGAAGACGTAGAACTCGGCCTCGGGACCGAAGTACGCGGTGTCGGCGATGCCGGTGGAGGCGAGGTACGCCTCCGCCTTCTTGGCCACGTTGCGCGGGTCACGGCTGTACTGCTCGCCGGTGATCGGGTCGTGGATGAAGAAGTTGATGTTGACGGTCTTGTCGCGGCGGAAGGGGTCGACGCGGGCGGTCGACAGGTCCGCGCGGAGCGACATGTCGGACTCGTGGATGGCCTGGAAGCCGCGGATCGACGAGCCGTCGAAGGCAAGCTCGTCGGCCGGGTTGAAGGTCGCCGCCGGCACGGTGACGTGCTGCATCACACCGGGCAGGTCGCAGAACCGGACATCGATGAACTTGACGTCGTTGTCGGCGATGAACTTCTTCGCGTCGTCGGCGTTCTGGAACATCCAACTCCTCCTACTCCCGGCCCGGGAGGGACGGGGTTGCAGCTCGTTGTGTGACCAGTGCGGTGGCACACGCTGGACCCGACCATAGGCAGACCGGATTTCTCAAGCATGACCCATTTGTTTCGCCGAAGTTAACCGGCGCGGCTGCGAGGAGCGGTCGTACGGGCCCCGGACCGCCCCTTTGGCCTGGCCTTACGGGCCTCACGGCCGTATCGGAAGGGCGTCCGAGGAGTGGGACGACGCGTGGGACGGCACCCGCGGGGGAAGGCGCGCGGCCGGGCGCAGTACCGTGGTCGGGTGGACAATAGGCAAGCAATCGGATCGTGGCTCTCCGGGCCGCGTGCGGCCGCCGAGGACATGGGCGCCGACTTCGGCTACCGGGGCAAGCGGCTCGGCCTCCCCGAGCAGGGTCCCGGGGCCATCGCCCCGCTGGGCCGGCGCTTCGGGGCCCTCTTCATCGACTGGGCCCTGTGCATGCTGATCGCATACGGGCTGTTCGCTCGCGGTGACCAGCAGGCGTCCGGCAACTGGGCGCTCGGCATCTTCCTCGTCATGAGCGTGCTCACCGTCGGCACGATCGGCTGCACCCCCGGGAAGCGCCTCATGGGCACCCGGGTCGTCGCCGAGGACGGCGGCCGCCTCGGCCTCGTCCGGGTCCTCGTCCGCAGCGTCCTGCTCTGCCTGGCGATCCCGGCCCTCGTCTGGGACCGCGACGGCCGCGGCCTCCACGACCGCCTGGCCCGCGCGGTCCAGATCCGCGTCTGAGCCGCGGAGAACGCAAAGCAGAGAACGCAAAGCAGAGAACGTGAAGAGGGCGGGCCGATCACGGCCCGCCCTCTTCACAATTCCGTACGCGTCGTCAGCGCATCTTGCCGCCGCGCGGCATCCGCATGCCCTTCGGCATGGGCCCCTTCGGGAGCGGCATGTTGCTCATCAGGTCGCCCATCGCGCGGAGCCGGTCGTTGGCGGCCGTCACCTGGGGGCCGGTCAGGACGCGGGGCATCTTCAGCATCTTGGTGCGGACCTTCTTCAGGGGCACCTGTCCCTCGCCGTTGCCGACGATGATGTCGTGGACGGGGACGTCCACCACGATGCGGGCCATCTTCTTCTTCTCGGCCGCGAGCAGGCTCTTCACCCGGTTCGGGTTGCCCTCGGCGACCAGCACGATGCCCGCCTTGCCGACGGCGCGGTGCACGACGTCCTGGCTGCGGTTCATCGCGACCGCCGGGGTCGTCGTCCAGCCCCGGCCCACACGGTCCAGGACCGCCGCCGCAGCGCCCGGCTGGCCCTCCATCTGCCCGAAGGCGGCCCGCTCGGCGCGGCGTCCGAAGACGATCGCCATCGCGAGGAGCGCGAGCACGAAGCCCAGGATGCCCAAGTAGATCGGGTGATCGATCAGGAAACCGATCGCGAGGATGACACCGAAGGTGACGATTCCCACACCCGCGACCACAAGACCGATCTTGGAGTCGGTCCGCTTGGTCATCTTGTAGGTCAGAGCGATCTGCTTGAGCCGCCCCGCGTTCTCGGCGCTGTCCGCGCCTTCAGTGGTGTTTGCCTTCCTCGCCATGCAATGAAGTTTACGTGGCCTTCGAACGACGGGCGGCCACGGCCTCCCGTTCCGGCACGTAGCCGGACGCGGCCCGGTCCTTCGCCCGGCGGCGGTCCTCCAGGACGGCCGTCCAGGCGTTGCGGCGGGCGGTGCGCTGGCCGCCGCTGAGCAGCAGCGACTCCACGGCGCGGAGGGTGTTGGTGACGGTCGGGATGACGGTGGCGCGTACCGGCGCGGCCTGCATCGTGGCAAGTCCCCTCGGAAACGATGTACGTGTGCTGCGCGGACTGGAGACGGGTGGCGGTTCTGTCACCGCACCGCTCGTGTATCCAGGGTCACCGTTCGGTGTTACCAGCGCGTGACCGGTCGGTCAAACACCAATGAAACCTTGATACGGGCCCCGCGCACGCCGACGCGGTCCGTCCGCGCCCCGGGCCTCTCGGACCTGCGGGGACGGGACGGACCGCGTCGGGCGGGATACGGATTACGCGGACGGCACCGGGGCCTCGGCCTCGCGCCGGTCCATCGCCTGCTGGAAGAGACGGCCCGCGCGGTACGAGGAGCGGACGAGCGGTCCGGACATGACGCCGGAGTACCCGATGGCGTCGGCCTCGTCCTTCAGCTCCACGAACTCGTGCGGCTTCACCCAGCGCTCGACGGGGTGGTGGCGCACCGACGGCCGCAGGTACTGCGTGATCGTGATGAGCTCGCAGCCCGCGTCGTACAGGTCCTGGAGCGCCTCGCTGACCTCTTCGCGGGTCTCGCCCATCCCGAGGATCAGGTTGGACTTGGTGACCAGGCCGGCCTCGCGGGCGCGGGTGATGACCTCCAGGGACCGCTCGTAGCGGAAGCCCGGGCGGATGCGCTTGAAGATGCGCGGCACCGTCTCCACGTTGTGCGCGAGCACCTCGGGGCGCGAGGAGAAGACCTCCGCGAGCTGGGCGGGCTCGGCGTTGAAGTCGGGGATCAGCAGCTCGACCTTGGTGCGGCCGGCCTCCCGGTCCGCCGTCTGCGCGTGGATCTGGCGCACGGTCTCCGCGTACAGCCAGGCACCGCCGTCCTCCAGGTCGTCGCGGGCGACGCCGGTGATGGTGGCGTAGTTCAGGTCCATCGTGACGACGGACTCGCCGACGCGGCGGGGTTCGTCCCGGTCCAGCGCCTGCGGCTTGCCCGTGTCGATCTGGCAGAAGTCACAGCGCCGGGTGCACTGGTCACCGCCGATGAGGAACGTGGCCTCGCGGTCCTCCCAGCACTCGAAGATGTTGGGGCAGCCGGCCTCCTGGCACACCGTGTGCAGACCCTCGCTCTTGACGAGTTTCTGCAGCTGGTTGTACTCGGGGCCCATCTTCGCCCGGGTCTTGATCCACTCGGGCTTGCGCTCGATGGGGGTCTGGCTGTTCCGGACCTCAAGGCGCAGCATCTTGCGCCCGTCGGGTGCGACAGACACTCCGGCACTCCCCTTTGCTTTCACTGCATTGGATTCTTCGGCGAACACCAGGGTACGCCCGTAGTTCATTCGGTTGTACGTCTGCCCAACCTGGGGCAGGCGGGGCCTATTCCCGGAACCGCGTTCCGTGGGTCACGCCGTGGCCATGGCGTCGCCGGTGCGCTCGATCGTACGGGGGGCGAGCTCGGCGTTCTCCAGGATGTCCCGGAGGTGCTTCTCGACGACGGGCAGGACCTCGTCGATCGTGATCTCGCGGCCCAGCTCGTAGCTGAGCGAGGTGACACCGGCGTCCCGGATGCCGCAGGGCACGATGCGGTCGAACCAGGTGTTGTCCGGGTTCACGTTGAGCGCGAAGCCGTGCATCGTGACGCCCTTGGCGACCCGGATGCCGATCGCGGCGAGCTTGCGGTCCTCGCGGCGCTGCCCGGCGTTGGACGGGGCGTACTCCGGACCGTTGAGCCGGGGGTCGAACTCCTCGTCCGCCAGGCGCGGGTCGAAGTCGAGCGTGAGGCCGCCGAGCGCGGGGCGCTGCTCGACCGGGTCGCCCAGGACCCAGACGCCGCTGCGGCCCTCGACCCGGCTGGTCACGACGCCGAACTCGGCGGCGGTGCGGATCAGCGCCTCCTCCAGGCGGCGCACATGGGCGACGACGTCCACGGGGCGCGGGAGCTTCTGGATCGGGTAGCCGACGAGCTGGCCGGGGCCGTGCCAGGTGATCTTGCCGCCGCGGTCCACGTCGATGACGGGGGTGCCGTCGAGGGGGCGCTCGCTGTCCGCCGTGCGCCTGCCCGCGGTGTAGACGGGCGGGTGTTCCAGGAGCAGGCAGGTGTCCGGAACGGTGTCCTCGAACCGTGCCGCGTGCACCTCGCGCTGCTTCTGCCACGCCTCCTGGTAGTCGACGGCGTTCTCGCCGAATCCCATACGGACGAACCGGAGCTCACTCACGGCGGCAGCCTCTCTCCTCGCGGTGCCGGGGCCGGGGGTTTCCCGGAACCACGTCACCCTGCACGAATCGCGCCCCAGTCACTGTACGACCGGCGTCGGCGCATGGGCCGGGCAGGTCTTCCCGTCAGCGCCGTCCACAATCCTCACACGATCGGATGAATGTGGAGCGAAGGGTCCTGGGGCCGCCCCGCCGCCAGTTAAATTCGCGCCGTTCGTCAGAGGGCTGCCCGGCCCGGAAGGCAGGAGACCCTAGAGCTGATGTCGGAACGACCTGCGCAGCGCACGCCCAACCGCCGGCTCGCCTCGCTCATCACCGAGGCCGGGTTCTCCAACGCCGGCCTCGCCCGCCGGGTGGACCAGCTCGGCCTCGAACACGGACTCGACCTGAGGTACGACAAGACCTCCGTGACCCGCTGGCTGCGCGGCCAGCAGCCCCGGGGCACCACCCCCGCGCTCATCGCCGAGGTCTTCACCCGGCGCCTCGGCCGCCGGCTCTCCGCGCAGGACCTCGGCCTCGACGCCTGCGCCCCGGTCTACGCCGGCCTGGAGTTCGCCGCCACCCCCGCCGAGGCGGTCGACATCGTCAGCGGGCTCTGGCGCAAGGACTCCGGCAGCCACACCGAGCTGCGGAAGATCGCCTTCACCCCGGCCGGTCTCGTCGTGCCCAGCCGGGACTGGCTGATCGGGCGGGCCGACGAGTGGGTCGGCCGGCCGGCGCCCAGCAGGGCCGGGGCCTCGCGGCCGGTTGGCGCCCAGCTCCCCGCCGCCGGAGCCCTGACCGCCGTGCCCGAGCAGGGCGGGCGGCACAGCGTGCGCGGACCGGTGCCCTCGCGGCCCGGCGGGACACCGGCACCGCCCGGCGGCGCGACGGGCGGCCCCGGCGTGCCCCGGCAGCGGCAGACCGAGCGGGGCTCGGGGCTCCGGGTCGGCGAGGGGGACGTGGCCGCCCTGCGCTCGGTGGCCGAGCTCTTCCGTACGCTCGACCACGCCTACGGCGGCGGGCACGCCCGACAGGCCCTCGTGCGGTATCTGGAGCACGAGACGGAGCCGATGCTGCGCGGCACCTACGGCGAGGCGACCGGACGGCGGCTCTTCGCGGCCGCCGCCGACCTGACCAGGCTGGCCGGCTGGACCTCGTACGACATCGCGGCGCACGGGCTCGCCCAGCGCTACTTCGTCCAGGCGCTCCGCCTCTCCCAGGCGGCCGGCGACCGGGCCTACGGCAGCTATGTGCTGATCACCATGAGCCGCCAGGCGGTCTATCTCGCCCACGGCCGGGAAGCGGTCCAGCTCGCCCGCGTCGCCCAGCAGGGCGTCGGCTCGGCCGCGCCCCACACCGTCATGGCCCTGCTGCACGCGGTGGAGGCGCGCGGCCACGCGGTGCTCGGGGACTCCAAGGCGTG from Streptomyces drozdowiczii carries:
- a CDS encoding regulator, giving the protein MSERPAQRTPNRRLASLITEAGFSNAGLARRVDQLGLEHGLDLRYDKTSVTRWLRGQQPRGTTPALIAEVFTRRLGRRLSAQDLGLDACAPVYAGLEFAATPAEAVDIVSGLWRKDSGSHTELRKIAFTPAGLVVPSRDWLIGRADEWVGRPAPSRAGASRPVGAQLPAAGALTAVPEQGGRHSVRGPVPSRPGGTPAPPGGATGGPGVPRQRQTERGSGLRVGEGDVAALRSVAELFRTLDHAYGGGHARQALVRYLEHETEPMLRGTYGEATGRRLFAAAADLTRLAGWTSYDIAAHGLAQRYFVQALRLSQAAGDRAYGSYVLITMSRQAVYLAHGREAVQLARVAQQGVGSAAPHTVMALLHAVEARGHAVLGDSKACTASLARAERALEAARPGDEVPHWARHFDEAQLADEFGHCHRDLQQYRSAAQYAERALQLRAPAYARSRLFCRVVLASARLGLGELDQACRLGAEAAQQATEMRSARATEYVRDFERRLEPYRDAAAVRGYRERVAALG